In the genome of Piliocolobus tephrosceles isolate RC106 chromosome 20, ASM277652v3, whole genome shotgun sequence, one region contains:
- the LOC111553257 gene encoding uncharacterized protein LOC111553257: MLTLQGLSNAERSAGLSHGLVNELTGGHMTEIQTPIERHNEDLNPRMSHWTYAQELSPYCVQRNELSSLASDPKPNSDPLSTGSFRPTTADLPSLSPSNGACVLSTSGQTRLP, encoded by the exons ATGTTGACGCTCCAGGGACTCAGCAATGCCGAGCGCTCAGCAGGGCTCAGTCACGGGCTGGTGAATGAGCTGACAGGCGGACATATGACTGAGATACAGACACCAATTG agcGGCACAATGAGGATTTGAATCCACGTATGTCTCACTGGACATACGCCCAGGAACTG AGCCCCTATTGTGTGCAAAGAAATGAACTGAGCTCTCTGGCCTCAGACCCTAAGCCCAACTCTGATCCACTAAGCACCGGCAGCTTCAGGCCCACCACGGCTGACCTCCCATCTCTTTCTCCAAGCAACGG TGCCTGTGTGTTGAGCACTTCAGGGCAAACACGCCTGCCGTGA
- the TTPAL gene encoding alpha-tocopherol transfer protein-like, whose amino-acid sequence MSEESDSLRTSPSVASLSENELLPPPEPPGYVCSLTEELVTKAREELQEKPEWRLRDVQALRDMVRKEYPNLSTSLDDAFLLRFLRARKFDYDRALQLLINYHSCRRSWPEVFNNLKPSALKDVLASGFLTVLPHTDPRGCHVVCIRPDRWIPSNYPITENIRAIYLTLEKLIQSEETQVNGIVILADYKGVSLSKASHFGPFIAKKVIGILQDGFPIRIKAVHVVNEPRIFKGIFAIIKPFLKEKIANRFFLHGSDLNSLHANLPRSILPKEYGGTAGELDTATWNAVLLASEDDFVKEFCQPVPACDSILGQTLLPEGLASDAQCDDSLRAAKSQLYSCY is encoded by the exons ATGTCAGAAGAAAGTGACTCTCTGAGAACCAGCCCTTCTGTGGCCTCACTCTCTGAAAATGAGCTGCTGCCACCACCGGAGCCTCCGGGCTACGTGTGCTCACTGACAGAAGAACTGGTCACAAAAGCCCGGGAAGAGCTGCAGGAAAAGCCGGAATGGAGACTTCGAGATGTGCAGGCCCTTCGTGACATGGTGCGGAAGGAGTACCCGAACCTGAGCACTTCCCTTGACGACGCCTTCCTGCTGCGCTTCCTCCGAGCCCGCAAGTTTGATTACGACCGGGCCCTGCAGCTCCTCATCAACTACCACAGCTGTAGGAGAAGCTGGCCCGAAGTCTTCAATAACTTGAAGCCATCAGCCTTAAAAGATGTTCTTGCTTCTGGGTTCCTCACCGTGCTGCCCCACACTGACCCCAGGGGCTGCCATGTCGTCTGCATCCGCCCAG ACAGATGGATACCGAGCAACTATCCAATTACCGAAAACATCCGAGCCATATACTTGACCTTAGAAAAACTCATTCAGTCTGAAGAAACCCAGGTGAATGGAATTGTAATTCTTGCAGACTACAAAGGAGTGAGTTTATCAAAAGCATCTCACTTTGGCCCTTTTATAGCCAAAAAGGTGATTGGCATCCTCCAG GATGGTTTCCCCATTCGGATAAAAGCAGTCCATGTTGTGAATGAACCTCGAATATTTAAAGGCATTTTTGCCATCATAAAACCATTTCTAAAGGAGAAAATAGCAAACAGA TTCTTCCTCCATGGGTCTGACTTGAACTCTCTCCACGCAAACCTTCCAAGAAGCATTCTCCCCAAGGAGTATGGGGGCACGGCTGGGGAGCTGGACACTGCCACCTGGAACGCGGTGCTGCTAGCTTCAGAAGACGATTTTGTGAAAGAGTTCTGCCAACCTGTCCCTGCCTGTGACAGCATCCTGGGCCAGACGCTGCTGCCTGAGGGCCTGGCCTCAGATGCACAGTGTGACGACTCCTTGCGAGCTGCGAAGTCACAGCTGTACTCCTGCTACTAG